A segment of the Halovivax limisalsi genome:
TGAGTCACCCCACGCCCGAGGTCTACGAGCAGGGGAAGGGCATGGACGCCCACAACCAGGTGATGCGCGAGATCCGCTCGCGCAAGGAGGCGAGCTACGATCCCCACGAACCCACGCGCGTCTGGCTTGACGAGGACAACACGCCCGACGGCGTCAAGGAGAGCCTGACGATCATCCTCAACACCGGGGGCTGTCGGTGGGCCCGCGCGGGCGGCTGTACGATGTGCGGGTACGTCGCAGAGAGCGTCGACGGCGGCAGCGTCAGCCACGATGCGCTGCTGGACCAGATCGACGTCTGCCTCGACCACGAAGCCGAAAACGCCGACGAACCCGCCGACCTGATCAAGATCTACACCTCCGGGTCGTTCCTCGACGAGCGCGAAGTTGGAGCGGAGACCCGCCGGGCCATCGCGGAGACGTTCGCCGACCGCGAGCGCATCGTCGTCGAATCCCTGCCCGACTTCGTCGACCGGGAGAAGATCGCCGACTTCACCCGGTACGGCCTCGACACGGACGTCGCGATCGGCCTGGAGACCGCCACGGATCGCGTCCGCCACGACTGCGTGAACAAGTACTTCGACTTCGCGGACTTCGAGGCCGCCTGCGCCGAGGCCGCCGCGGCGAGCGCGGAGGCGGACGCGGGGACCGTCACGGCGGACGATGACGCCGGCGGGGCCGCGAATGCGGACGCCGATGGCCGCGCCTCGGCCGGCGTCAAGGCCTACCTCCTGCTGAAGCCGCCCTTCCTCGCGGAGTCGGAGGCCGTCGAGGACATGATCGACTCGATCGAGCGCTGTGCCGACGTCGCGGGCTGTCACACCGTCTCGATGAACCCCTGTAACGTCCAGCGCTACACGATGGTCGACGAGCTGTACTTCGACGACGGCTACCGCCCGCCGTGGCTCTGGTCGGTCGCGCACGTCCTCGAGGCGACCGCGGACGTCGACGCAATCGTCGTCTCGGACCCCGTCGGCCACGGCTCGGACCGGGGGCCGCACAACTGCACGGAGTGTGACGATCTCGTCCAGAAGGCGATCAAGGACTTCGACCTCAGGCAGGACCCCTCCGTCTTCGAGCAGGTGTCGTGTGCGTGCGAGGCAACGTGGGAGGCCGTGATGGAACTGGAGACGAGCTACAACATGCCGCTGGTACGCTGACGTCGAGCCGCGGATCGGTCGCAGCAGGGACGCCCCGTTCAGGAGGGATGCTGGTGCTTGAGCTGCTCGCCCACCGTCCCGGGGATCGGCGTCAGACAGTCTTTGCACTTCCAGGTGGGATAGACGCCGCTGTCGTCCTTTTCGAGATCCTGTCGATAGCGCAGTTCGGCACCACAGACACACCGGTGGGTCGTCGATGCCATGTGCCACGATCGACTGTCGATCGATAAAAATATCGCGCCGGCGGTGGCGGACCGACCGATCCGCGTCGGCCAGGCGGTCCCAGCGGACCGGACCGAGACGCGTCGGCCGAAATGACCCAGCCGGGTGGAACCCGAATGGCGCCTATTCGGCTCGTTCCACACCCCAATCCGTTCGGGACCCCGTCAGTCGAACAGCGATTCGACCGACTGCACGTTGACGCCCAGAAGCAACGGCACGTCAGACGGCGACTGGAAGTGCACTTCCATGTGTCCCTGGGCGTCGAAGCTCGTGGACGTCTTGACGCGATCGGAGCTGGACGTTCGGTAGAAGGGCCACAGCCCCTTCTTCTCGTAGTCCTTGATCTCGGATTGCTGTTCCGCGGAGTAGGACGCGTCCGAGGTGATCGTCACGTCGACGCCCGCGGTGACGACGAGGTCGGTGACGAGACGCTGCATCGCCCCGTCGTCGCCGAAGAGTTCGTCCCAGGTCGCGTAGCCGTCGCCCGTCCGCCAGACGCTCTCTTCGTGCTTGAGAGCCAGTTCGAGCGCGGCGGCATTGTACCACCCGCCGGCCGTGATCGGGACGGTCACGACGCTGTCGAAGGAGGCGTTTGCCTGCACCCGAGACTCGCTAAACGTCTTCGACAGGTGGTGTTCCGAGTGCCGGTCGACGATCAGTCCCAAGATGTCCTTGCCGGAGGAGGACCAGCAGTCCTTCGTGCTACCGCTTTGTTCCTCGCTGTCGAACGTGAACGAGTAGCTCGACCCGTCAGCGAGTTTCGACCTGATCTCGTCGTACGTGTCCGAGTATTTCGGCGTTCCGGAGTCGGCGTCACCGTTCTCGTAGTAGTGCGGGTTTCTGAGCGACTGTAGCGCCGTCATGATCGGGCTGGTCTGCATCGTCTGCCGGAACGCCTCGACGGCGTTGGTCTGCGTCGAGCCGACGAGGTTCAGCGTGGCCCACCGCTCGAACGTGGTGACGGGGTCTTTGAAGTAGGCGTGCCGGTGTTTCTGCTGGTACTGCTTCCAGCTTTTGACGTCGTCCTCGGTGACGTACTCCGTCCAGTCCGTCTCGTCGGGTTTGAGGCTGTAGAGCAGACGGTTTCGGTACAGGTCGTAGAAACTGTCGTAGCCCGACTGAGTGAAGACCTGCGTCGTACTTTCCGGCGGGATGCCGTCGGCCGTCGCCCACAGGTCAGCGGTCGCTTCGATCGGCTCCGACGCTTCCACGATCTGGAACGACTGCTCGTCCAGTTCGAGCCCGGTCGTCAGCGCGTTGTACCACTTGTTCTGTAACTGTTCCAACGGATCGGCCGCGGATTGGGTTGGTGTGCTCATTGTCTCTTCGGGTGATGACACCGCAATCACCCGGTCCACGCTCCCACACATAAGTTATTTGATATTAATATTCTTTATAATATTAGTTAATTTATCCACTGATAACCAATCGGTGTGGCTTACAACAATATATTTCTAATATTATTAACTGCAATGGCGTATAACGAGCACCGAACAAAACCCCATTCCGGTCTCGAACCGGCTGTGACGGTTCGCCGATCGCCGAATCGTTCTGGCCCGCCGCGTCGATCGACGGCCGACGCGACGAACGGGCGACGTATCTCGGCGGGGGCGTGGCGTCCCGACGGCGTGACGCCGACCGCCGTTCAGCGATCGACGGGGCCGTCGCGACCCGGACCACCAGAGATAAATATCCGTCCGTAGCACCACTCGAACAGATGATTCCGATCGACGATACCCCGATCGCGCGCGACGGTAAGGTGCTGATTCTCGCGATGGATCACGGCCTGGAACACGGCCCCGTCGACTTCGAGGACGTCCCCGAAAAGCTCGACCCCTCGACCGTCTTCGAGACGGCGACTCACGACGCCGTGACCGCGATGGGCGTCCAGAAGGGCATCGCGGAGGGGTACTACCCGAGTTACGAGGACGACGTCAACCTCCTCCTGAAGCTCAACGGCACCTCGAACCTCTGGATGGGCGAACCGGATTCGGCGGTCAACTGCTCGGTCGAGTACGCCGCCGAACTCGGCGCCGACGCGCTCGGCTTCACCGTCTACGGCGGGTCGAACAACGAGATCGAGATGGTCGAGGAGTTCCGTGACGCCCAGGAGGCCGGCCGCGAGTACGACCTCCCGATGGTCATGTGGTCCTACCCGCGCGGCCAGGGAATCAAGAACGACACCAAGCCCTCGACCATCTCCTACGCGACCCGACTGGCGCTGGAACTCGGCGCCGACGTGGCGAAGGTCAAGCACCCCGGTAGCAAGGAGGCGATGGCCCACGCCGTCGAGTGCGCCGGCGACGTGAAGGTCATCATGTCCGGGGGCTCGAAGACCTCCGACTACGAGTTCCTCTCGACCGTCGAGGCCGTGATGGACGCCGGCGCGAAGGGCCTGGCCGTCGGCCGCAACGTCTGGCAGCGCGAGGACCCGGCCCGGCTGCTCGACGCCCTCGAGAAGGTCATCTACGAGGGCGAGACCGCCGACGCCGCGCTGGAGGAATGAGCGAGCGCGACGGCGACGGCGCGACCGGCGATACCGGACGGGCGGACAGCGGCGCGGACGGCGACGGCGCGACCGGCGATACCGGACGGGCGGACAGCGGTGCGGACGGCGACGGCGCGGCTGGTGACGGCGGCGCGGACGACCGCGCCGCGACGATCGACGCGGTCGTCGACACCGTCGCGGACGCCGCGAGCGACATCCGAGCGGGCCTGGTGGGCCGGCGCGGCAAAGCCGACCGGGAGAATCCGAGCGGCGAGGTCCAGGCCGAGGCGGACGTCTACGCGGACGACCTGCTCGAGGAGCGCCTCTCGGCGATCGACGGCGTCGCCGAGTACGCGAGCGAGGAGCGCGCGGAGGTCGTCGACTGCGGCGGCTCGGCGGCCGATCCCGATGCGGTCGCCGTCGCCGTTGACCCGCTCGACGGCTCGTCGAACCTCGAGTCGAACAACACGATGGGGACGGTCTTCGCCGTCTACGACGAGCCCCTCCCGGCGGCCGGCGCCGCGATCGTCGCCTCGGGCTGGGTGCTCTACGGCCCCATCACGACGATGGCGCTGGCCCGCGAGGGCACCGTCACGAAGTACGAACTCTCGGGCGACGAGCGAACCGTCGTCGAGACGGACGTCACGATCCCGGACGAGCCGCTCGTCTACGGCTTCGGCGGGCGCGTCCCCGACTGGCCCGAGGACTTCGCGGCCTTCGCCGGCGAGGTCGAATCGGACCCGTCGCACAAACTGCGCTACGGCGGGGCGATGATCGGCGACGTCAACCAGGTGCTGACCTACGGCGGGATCTTCGCCTACCCGGCGCTCGAGAGCAGTCCGCGCGGCAAACTCAGGCTCCAGTTCGAGGGCCACCCCATCGGCCACCTGGTCGAGACCGCCGGCGGCCGGTCTTCGGACGGCAGCCGGTCGCTGCTTTCGGTCGAGCCGGACGACCTCCACGACCGCGTCCCGCTGCACGTCGGCAACGCGGAGCTGATCGACCGGCTCGAAACCGTCCTCGCGTGAGCGACCGGCGCAGTCGCGCGGCCGGTCTCCCTGGACGTCGCCGACGCCGCGCGCCATCGTCGAGGCCCCGTCACCGCCAGCGGAGCGGGTCGCCGACGATCGCGAATGCGATCGCGCCGCCGACGAGCAGCGCGTAGAACGCGACGCGCGGCCAGCCGGTCGCGAGGAAGACGAGACTCAGGCCGACGACCCAGCCCGTGAGGACGACGAGGAGCCAGGTCACGCCGACGAGGGTGCGAACGATCGTCCGCGGGCGGACGGATTCGAGCATGATCAGAAGTGATAGCCGTGGCGCTCGGTGATGGTGTGTGCGGCGACGCCCCAGACGTGGTTCTGGCCGGGCCACCAGGTGCGGGCGCTGTTGACCGAGGCGACGAGCGCGCCGTCGACGCCGTCCGACGAGCCGTCGTCTTCTCGCGGGCGTCGCCCGCTCGAATTGTCCGAGGGACGTCGTCCCTCGCCGCTCGCGAAGACGCCGTCGGGCTCCGGGTCGATCGTCACCGAACCGCTGTCGCCGTCGGCGATGTCCGACTCGCGCCCCCACTTCAGCTGGCCGCGCCGACAGCGATCCGTCGTGACGCACGTCGAGGCGTCGATGCCGTGGACGCGCCCGCTCGTGTGCCCGCTCGTCCCGCCGATCATCTCGACCGCTTTCCCGCGGGCGACGAGATCGGCGAGCCCCCACAGCGTGTACTGGCCGACGACCGGGATCGTTCCGTCCCGCCCGAGGACGCTCCCCGGGCGAGCCGCGCCGACGGGCGAGACGACCGCGACGTCGGCGTCGGGTAACGGGTCGGCCACGTAGCCGATCCGGCGGACGACGTTCTCGGCGCTCGGCAGGCCGAGTTCGGTCCCCGTCGCGTCGTCTTCCGGGAACGCGTGCAGGGCCGTCGCGAACCGCGCCCGACCGTCCGTCCCGTACAGCGCGGGAGTGAGCGTCGCGAAATTGTCGCCGATCGAACAGCGAACGCCGCCCGGGACGGGGTCGACGTACGGGGTCCGGACGAGTCCGCTCGAATCGAGCGACGGGGTCGTTCCGTCACGGTCGCCGCCCTGTTCTTCGAGTTCGATGCTGATTCCGTCGAGCGACCCGTCCCACTCGATCCCGATCCGCGAGGCGAGCGTCCCGATGGTCCTCGGCAGCGACCAATCGTTCAGGTTCCGGACGCCGATCGACAGCCGAACCGTCCCCGACCCGTACGACCCCGGCACGACTGCGCTGTTGAGGTAGCCGGGGAGGCGCGTTCTGAGGAGCTGGCGATGGACGTCCATGGCCGTTCGAACCCGTCGGTACCAGTCGGCCGGGACCGTTCGGACCAGCGGTTCGACCGCGGCCCTGCG
Coding sequences within it:
- a CDS encoding class I fructose-bisphosphate aldolase, with protein sequence MIPIDDTPIARDGKVLILAMDHGLEHGPVDFEDVPEKLDPSTVFETATHDAVTAMGVQKGIAEGYYPSYEDDVNLLLKLNGTSNLWMGEPDSAVNCSVEYAAELGADALGFTVYGGSNNEIEMVEEFRDAQEAGREYDLPMVMWSYPRGQGIKNDTKPSTISYATRLALELGADVAKVKHPGSKEAMAHAVECAGDVKVIMSGGSKTSDYEFLSTVEAVMDAGAKGLAVGRNVWQREDPARLLDALEKVIYEGETADAALEE
- a CDS encoding class 1 fructose-bisphosphatase gives rise to the protein MSERDGDGATGDTGRADSGADGDGATGDTGRADSGADGDGAAGDGGADDRAATIDAVVDTVADAASDIRAGLVGRRGKADRENPSGEVQAEADVYADDLLEERLSAIDGVAEYASEERAEVVDCGGSAADPDAVAVAVDPLDGSSNLESNNTMGTVFAVYDEPLPAAGAAIVASGWVLYGPITTMALAREGTVTKYELSGDERTVVETDVTIPDEPLVYGFGGRVPDWPEDFAAFAGEVESDPSHKLRYGGAMIGDVNQVLTYGGIFAYPALESSPRGKLRLQFEGHPIGHLVETAGGRSSDGSRSLLSVEPDDLHDRVPLHVGNAELIDRLETVLA
- a CDS encoding archaeosine biosynthesis radical SAM protein RaSEA is translated as MSHPTPEVYEQGKGMDAHNQVMREIRSRKEASYDPHEPTRVWLDEDNTPDGVKESLTIILNTGGCRWARAGGCTMCGYVAESVDGGSVSHDALLDQIDVCLDHEAENADEPADLIKIYTSGSFLDEREVGAETRRAIAETFADRERIVVESLPDFVDREKIADFTRYGLDTDVAIGLETATDRVRHDCVNKYFDFADFEAACAEAAAASAEADAGTVTADDDAGGAANADADGRASAGVKAYLLLKPPFLAESEAVEDMIDSIERCADVAGCHTVSMNPCNVQRYTMVDELYFDDGYRPPWLWSVAHVLEATADVDAIVVSDPVGHGSDRGPHNCTECDDLVQKAIKDFDLRQDPSVFEQVSCACEATWEAVMELETSYNMPLVR